CGGGGTCACGGCCCGCTCGTCCGCCCATCTCGCCGGCAAGCTCAGCGCCCGCGCCTCGAGCGCGATCGACGGCGACCCCGCCACCGCATGGGAGTCCCCCTACGAGACCCCCCAGGGCGCCTGGGTGCAATACACGGTGGCCGAGCCCACCACGGTCGACCACCTGGACCTCCAGGTCGTGGCCGACGACCACCATTCGCTGCCCACGCAGCTCACCATCACCAACGACGAGGGTGCGACCGCCACGGTGGACCTGCCCACGATCGAACGGGCTGACGAGCTCGGCGCCACCGTCGACGTCCCCGTCACGTTCGACCCGATGGAGGGCCGCTCCTTCCGCGTCACACTCAGCGGCGTCGACCCCCTCCTCACCCAGGACTGGTACGGCAACGCGCCCCTCCCGCTGCCGGTGGGCCTGGCCGAGGTCGGGCTCCCCGGCATCCAGGTCGGCGCGCCCGACGAGGACGTGTCCGACGAGTGCCGGAGGGATCTCCTGGCCGTGGGGGGCGACCCCGTCGCGGTGCGTGTGCTCGGGACGAGCGACGACGCCGTCGCCCGGCGTCCGCTCGCGCTGGCGCCTTGTGGCGCGACGCGGGACCTGACCCTGCCCGACGGCGAGAGCATCCTGCGAACGGCCCCGGGCAACGAGACGGGCGTCGACGTCGACGACCTCCAGCTGCACTCGCTCGCCGGCGGCGACCCGGGCCTCGACGAGGTACCGCACGCGCCGGGCCCCGAGGTGCGCGTCGACGACGAGGGCTTCGTCGACGCCGACCTCACCGTCGTCGAGCCCGAGGACGACTTCTGGCTCGTGCTCGGCCAGAGCTGGAACCCGGGGTGGACCGCCTCGGTGACCGGCGACGGTGGCGGCGACCTCGGCGAGTCCACCCTGGTCAACGGCTACGCCAACGGCTGGCTGGTCACCCCCTCCGCAGAGGGCGGCGACCTCTCCGTGCGCCTCGAGTGGACCCCGCAGCGGGCCGTGTGGCTGGCCATGGCGCTGTCCGGCCTCGGGATCGTCGCCTGCCTCGTGCTCCTCGTCGTCGACCCGCGCCGCCGGCGCACCGTCGGGGCCGAGGCCGAGGCCGATGCCGCCGACCCGGGGATGCGGCCCACCTGGTCCAGCCCGTTGGCGGGCATCGACCGCCCGGCCCGCCTCGCCGTTGCGCTCGGCGCCGCCGCCGCGGCGCTCGTCCTGACGACCGCCTTCAGCGGACCCGCCTGGGGTGTGGCGGCCGGGCTCGGCGCGCTGGCCGCGCTCCGGTGGCGCTGGGGCCTTCCGCTCGTGCGCCTGGGCGCAGTGCTCGGCTTCGCCGGCGCGGCCGGCTACATCACGCTCTCTCAGGTCCTCCGGCGGTACCCCGCCGACTTCGACTGGCCCGTCCGCTTCGACGCCACCAACTGGCCCGTGCTGCTCAGCGTCGCGCTCCTCGTCATCGCGACCCTCGTCGACGCGGCCGTTGCCCGTAGGGTGCCGGGGTCCGACGAGGCGCCGGCACCCGCCGGCCGCGGCACCGAGGAAGGGAGCACGCCATCCGCATCGTGAAGGTGGCCGCGGTGATCGCGGCGATGATCCTCGTGGTCCTGGTGGTCGGTGAGCTCGGCGCCCGAGCCTTCAGCCCCTACCTCCCCGAAGCCCAGGTCTGGTCGGACAAGAGCACGCAGGTGAAGGTCGCCCAGATGGACCGTCTCGCCCGACGCGAGGGGTGCGTCGACATCGCCTTCGTGGGCAACTCGATGACCCGCGACGCCATCGACCCGCGCACCTACACCGCCGCCGACCCCGCGCACCGCAGCGCCTACAACGCCGCCCTCGACGCCGCGACCCCGTCGCTCCTGCGCCGCTGGACCCTCGAGGAGGTGCAGCCCCGCCTCGACCCCGCCACGGTGGTGCTCGGCCTGTCCAGCTTCGACCTCAACGACAACGCCCGGATCGCGGCGTCTGCGCTCGACAGCTACGAGACGGCCGCCCTGTCCCGGGACGACCTGTTCGGTCGGCTCCAGGCCCCGTTCGTCGAGCACTCCGACGTGTTCCGGTACCGCAACGAGCTGCGCGACCCTGCCGAGGTGTGGGCCGGGATCCAGCGGCTGCGCGACGGCGACCGTCAGGAGCGGCTGTCGGCGGACGGGATCGAGGGGATCATCGGGGCCGACGGCGAAGGTCTCTCCCGGCGCCCGCTGCAGTACACGGGGGCGGTGAGCATCCAACGGCTGCTCCAGACCGAGCTCCTCAACGACTTCCGCATGGGCGGCACCCAGATCGACGCGGCCGACGGGCTCATCACCGAACTGGCCGACCGCGGCGTCGAGGTGGTGCTCCTCGTCCTGCCCGTCACCCAGGACTACGTCGAGCTCCACCCGGAGGGGGGCGCCGACTTCCAGCGCTTCCTCGTCACCGCCCGCCGCCTCGCCGAGCGGACCGGCGCGGTCCTCGTCGACGCCCACGGCTGGGCCGGCGGTGACGCCCAGTTCGCGGACACGCACCACCTCAACGGCGACGGCGCCCTGGCCTTCAGTGCCGACCTACCCGATCTGCTGGCCGAGGCCGGCGCCACCACGCCCGCCTGCGAGCCCTGAGCCGGGGCCTGCTGGCACTTCGCGCTCCCGGCCAGCCACAATCGTGGGCATGAAGCGACTCGCTCTGCTCCTCGCCGCCACCGCCCTCGTCCTCGCCGCCTGCGGCAGCGACGGCGGCGACGACGCCAGCTCCAGCACCACGGCCGGGGGCGACACCACCGAGACGACGGCCACGGGCTCGGACTCCGGCGCCACCGACCCGGCCGACCTCCCCAGCTACGACAACGTGGCCGAGGTCGGCGCCGACCTGGGCTGTGAGCTGGAGTACGACGGCATCGTCGACGCCGACCGCGAGTACAGCACCTGCGTGTTCGAGGGCGAGCAGGCGCTGATCTACATCTACACCGACCCCACCTTCGTCAGCGACATCGTCGCCGCTGGTGCCCCCGCTCTGGCCTACGGCGCGAACTGGACCGTCGAGGTCGAGACCGCGCCCGTGGCCGACAGCGTGGCGAGCGCCACGGGCGGCGCCGTCGCCCCCACCGCCGCCGGCTGAGCCCGGGCGCCGGTCGGACCGGACCGCCCCCCGTCAGTCTCCAGCGGCGTCGAGGAACTCCCGGCGCAGCCCGGGGCCGTGCTCGTCGAGCGCGGCCGCCCGAGGTCGCGCCGGGTCGTCGTCGAGCGAGCTGAGGTGGAACGGATGCCCGGGGATCCGCAGCCGGGTGCCCTCCACTTCGAGGACCATATGCCGGGCGTTGGCCTGGGCCGACTCGAGGGCCTCGGGCACGGTGCGGACCATCCCCGCAGGGACGCCGGCGCGCTGGAGTTGGTCCACCACCTCAGCCCGCGACCGCCCGGCGAGGAGCGCTTCGAGCTCGGCTCTCAGCTCGTCGCGGTGGGCGACGCGAGCGGCCACGTCGACGAACCGCTCGTCTTCGGCCAGCTCGGGGCGCCCGAGCGTGGCGGCCAGCACGGCGAAGGCGGGGTCGCCGGGAGCGCAGATGGCGACCGGCCCGTCGGCCACGTCGTAGATCTCGAACGGCGTGGCCAACGGGTTGGCGTTGCCCTGCCGGTGGGGCACCACGCCGTTGGACAGGTAGTCGAAGACGTGGGCGCCCAGGATGCCGAGCAGCGAGTCGAACATGGCGATGTCGACCCGTGACCCCACGCCGGTGCCGCGGCTCTGCACCAGCGCGGCGTTCACCGCAGCAAAGGCGTTGAGCCCCGACAGGTAGTCGGCGATGGAGGTGCCGGCCATCACCGGCGGCCCGTCCGGGAAGCCGGTCACGCTCATCAGCCCCGACTCGGCCTGGATCACGACGTCGAACGCGCCCTCCCACGCCTGGGGGCCGGTCTGACCGAAACCGCTGATAGAGGCGTACACGAGCCGCGGGTTCCGCTCGTGCACCGCCTCCCACCCCCAGCCCCAGGCGTCGAGCGCGCCGGGCCGGAAGTTCTCCACGAGCACGTCGGCACGGTCCACGATGGACTCGAGCAGCGGACGGTCCGTTGGCGAGGCCAGGTCGGCCACCAGGCTCTCCTTGCCGTGGTTGACGGCGTTGAAGAACTCGGGCTCGCCGTCCACCAGCGGCGGGTACTGCCGGCCCATGTCCCCGTTGGGCGCCTGCTCGACCTTGATCACCCGCGCGCCCATCTCGGCGAGCAGCATCGTGCAGTACGGGCCTGACAGGGCGTGGGTGAGGTCCAGCACCAGGACGCCCTCCAGCGGTCCTCGACGGACCATGGGGCGACCGGCGGGGCGCTCTTCGTCAGCCATGGTGATCTCCTCGGTTCAGATGGATGCTCCCACTCGCCTGAGCTGATCGAGGACGTACTCGAGGAGCTGCTCGGCGAACGGGTGCCGCAGGTGGATCTCGGTCGGGTCGACCGGCGTGTCTCCGAGCCGCTGGTAGCGCACCACGTCGACGCCACGATGGGCGAGGGGGAGGACGCCGGCGAACACGAAGCCCTCACCGGCCAGCACATCCGCCGCCCACGACGCCGTCGGCCGGTCGAGTGGGAGATCGGCGTAGCTCACCCCGATCCCGCTCCTCGCGATCAGGGCGAGACGCTGGCGCACGGCGCCCGCCAGATCGGCGCCGGGGTCGGCACAGGTCATCACGGCGTGGCCGAGGTCGGCGCGCACGGTCAGGTCCATCTGCGACGCGCTCCCCGGCCCAGGCGGACCACCCGAGGCACCGACCGTACGGTCGAGCTCGATACGGCGGTAGATCTCCCCGACCATGGCCGCATCCCGCTCCGGCGCGTGCACCGTCTGGTGCGGGATGGGAGCCACCGGCACCACGCCGCCGACCACGGCCTCCCGGTGCGCCTGCTCGCTGCCGTCGATCGCCCGGAAGCGGATCGGGGGGAGGAACCCGAGCTGCACCGACGCCACGGGGCGGTCGGCCTGCGACCGGGTGTGGGCGGTCACGGCGGCGCCTTCCAGGGCCAACACGCCGTGGTCGCGCATCCACTGCTCGAGCCGCTCATGGCCTGCGTGCATCAGGTGGTGACCCCGGAAGCGGGGGTCGACCATGGCCCTTCCGCCCTCGACGAGGACGTCCCCTTCGTGCTCGATGAGCACCGCCGAGTGACCGACGACCTCGCCGTCGGGGGTCACCGAGACGAACGACGCCTGGTGGCCCGACGCGAGCATCGACGCCAGCAGGTCCGGTCGGTAG
This region of Acidimicrobiales bacterium genomic DNA includes:
- a CDS encoding GNAT family N-acetyltransferase encodes the protein MAVPGPAEVELATLHVAPTAHGDALVVAVVEAAAADLGLTVEAGANLAQVAGAVARAICRGGFDDPADAALDVRVARLGRQALVHLDDRGLPFNAQVEDALDGAAVAAALAGGWLDSFVHRSLGRDGNRTTLVRHGDPGVDHRQGVEPAGSDAAEPPEQASADAIGADVAIEVRQAGPADAEAICRLTWRTYGYTYQHDEYYRPDLLASMLASGHQASFVSVTPDGEVVGHSAVLIEHEGDVLVEGGRAMVDPRFRGHHLMHAGHERLEQWMRDHGVLALEGAAVTAHTRSQADRPVASVQLGFLPPIRFRAIDGSEQAHREAVVGGVVPVAPIPHQTVHAPERDAAMVGEIYRRIELDRTVGASGGPPGPGSASQMDLTVRADLGHAVMTCADPGADLAGAVRQRLALIARSGIGVSYADLPLDRPTASWAADVLAGEGFVFAGVLPLAHRGVDVVRYQRLGDTPVDPTEIHLRHPFAEQLLEYVLDQLRRVGASI
- a CDS encoding CoA transferase produces the protein MADEERPAGRPMVRRGPLEGVLVLDLTHALSGPYCTMLLAEMGARVIKVEQAPNGDMGRQYPPLVDGEPEFFNAVNHGKESLVADLASPTDRPLLESIVDRADVLVENFRPGALDAWGWGWEAVHERNPRLVYASISGFGQTGPQAWEGAFDVVIQAESGLMSVTGFPDGPPVMAGTSIADYLSGLNAFAAVNAALVQSRGTGVGSRVDIAMFDSLLGILGAHVFDYLSNGVVPHRQGNANPLATPFEIYDVADGPVAICAPGDPAFAVLAATLGRPELAEDERFVDVAARVAHRDELRAELEALLAGRSRAEVVDQLQRAGVPAGMVRTVPEALESAQANARHMVLEVEGTRLRIPGHPFHLSSLDDDPARPRAAALDEHGPGLRREFLDAAGD